A window from Mya arenaria isolate MELC-2E11 chromosome 9, ASM2691426v1 encodes these proteins:
- the LOC128245727 gene encoding cytoglobin-1-like yields MSLLKRIKKCLTGANQTGDNQSSVMISKNKDIFIRFDPQKTAPEISEREVEILKDCWNIVQRDVAKVGIISFVGLFETHPEVHDAFMSFRVVNTSDTEYSAILRAHALRVMGTVDKCIYRLDNRDKLRELMTEMGIRHKNYSVKTKFIDLMGPQFISSIKPHLETVWTDEHEKAWDNLFKLMCYYMRKGMCSI; encoded by the exons ATGTCGTTATTAAAACGCATAAAGAAGTGTTTGACTGGAGCGAATCAAACGGGTGATAACCAATCCAGTGTGATGATCAGTAAGAATAAAGACATATTTATAAGGTTTGATCCTCAAAAAACAGCGCCTGAAATTAGTGAGCGGGAGGTTGAGATTCTTAAAGACTGTTGGAACATAGTTCAACGGGATGTTGCAAAAGTTGGGATTATTTCGTTTGTCGG tCTGTTTGAGACCCACCCGGAAGTCCACGATGCTTTCATGTCATTCCGAGTAGTTAACACATCAGACACCGAATACAGCGCAATTCTTCGTGCGCATGCGCTACGAGTAATGGGAACAGTTGACAAGTGTATTTATAGACTTGACAACAGGGACAAGTTACGAGAGCTCATGACAGAGATGGGAATACGTCACAAGAATTATTCCGTAAAAACTAAATTCATTGAT ttGATGGGCCCCCAGTTCATCAGCTCTATCAAGCCCCATTTGGAAACAGTATGGACAGACGAACATGAGAAAGCCTGGGATAATTTATTCAAACTCATGTGCTACTACATGAGAAAGGGAATGTGTAGTATATGA